In Ananas comosus cultivar F153 linkage group 7, ASM154086v1, whole genome shotgun sequence, the sequence CTGTTAGTTCAAACACACACTACAGGTCTTCAAATCAGATGCCGAGCCGACTCTAATAAGTCGACCTCTTGATTGAAGTTGGTGGATAATTTGTAATATGTTGACCACATGTAAACTACTGGACCATCTCCAAATAGGTCAATCTCTTCAGCTATTAAAAAATGATATAGTTCCTCTGTTTTACCTGCAGTAGCTCTTCAATGACATCCTCCATTGTTATTATCCCAATTGCCTCTTCATCTTCACTCAATTTGGGCAGCGGAGTGTCATGTACTTGGAGAACATTAGCCTCGTCTCTCGCCCATTTTCTAGTTCTATTACCACTGTTGGAATTCTGGGAGTTTGGATAGCTTTTCCACCTCCTCATGGGCTTTGTGCCTTTTACAACTTTATCATTAGACTTCTCCCCATCGATATCTATCCTCAAATTCTCTGTCGCtccaataataaaattcaaccaaaaaaaaaaggacaaactTATTAGGATCAGTAGGCTTTGATAATCGAGAAGGCTAAAGTGCAAATGTTATCTGCAATTtagtcataaaaaaaatattttattgcaaGCATGCAATTGTGGGAAAGTTTAACATAGAAGAACAAGCTATCGGGTTTCTATTTTGTAGCTTACCGCCATCTTGGCTGTTGCTTGGCTGTTGAGTCGGGTTACTTTGCTTTACAACAACTGCCATGTGGCTGTGACCCTTCTGAAACTCATTAAGGATGTCATACAAAGGCATATCTTCCGGAACCCTAGCATTCAATGTATCTCTTCAGTTAGCTAAAATCTCTATGTATGAATTGGGAATTAGCTAGAAGAGCTTTCCAGCTTAGTAAAAAGAAGAATTAGCTTTTAGACATTCACATAGACTAGCTAATTTAATTTGGACAAATATATCTAATGACAAGTACAAAGGAGAAAGTGATACGCATATAGCTAGAACACTGCAGTGTTAATTACTGATTTAAGCATGTACTATACCGTGGAATTTTTCGAATTGTCACGTTCTTAACAGGAACCTCATCATCAGGATGTATACTCAACAAGTTCTTTACCTACAATTCCATAATATACAACCAATCTCATATCAGCATActaagaattaaaatatttcaagAGTCGACCCTTTGGTACTATCGTTTCGCTAGTATCAGGAAGCATGAACAAGTTCCTCTGGACTTAGTAGTTAAAATCCAGCAAACAAAGCGATATGAAAAACACCGGAAAAAAGGAGCATAAGATTATAAACTAAAGGTAATAGAAGAGAATACCAGGATAAGTCCGATAATATTTGTTGGTTTCTCGTAATAAACGGGCACTCTGCTATGCCCCTTATCCAGAATCTCCTGCATTAGCTCCCTAGATAAAAGAATACAAGTTTCGGTTTATGACAACAGGTAACGTAGGAGAAGCAAAAGTGATTAGAATCTAAATATGTGACGGAGATGACATTTACTTATCGAGTTTTGCATTGATATCAATTGCAAAGGTTTGGGACAGAGGGGTCATGGCATCTCTAGCTGTTTTGTTGGTTAGCTCCAGTGCTCCGGCAATTATGGTCGTCTCATCGTGAGTTAACTCTCCCCCTTTTCCGGCCTCATTACCATGCAGCGTAACAAGCGTTTTCAGCTCTGCTCTTCGAAAGAGAGCGACATGGCCCTCCCCCAGCAAGAAGTCcaataactgaaaaaaaaaaaaatgtatataacaGTTTGGTTCGGTAACACTCCTTGAGTGTGCCTCGCGCCCAGCCCTAGAAGCGAGCCTAAGGCGCACTTTTTCAAACCGTGTTATATGCGACATTCATTCTTCTCAAATGTATGCTAAATTGGAAAGGAAAAACAACCTTGCTGATCGGATACGCGACGGGAGAGCATATCCAAACTAGTACAAGAACTACCGGAGCAACGGCAGCACCGATTGCCAAACCATAACGGGAACAGACGGCCTGAGGGATAATCTGCTTGTACATTCATCAATGGAAAAAATGGTTCATAGCAAGCATTTTAAGATGGCCCTGGTATAGAAGCAAGTTCATAACTTTCCGCGGAGCGAAAGGCTCACCTCGCCGAACAGAAGTATCAATGTCACAGAGAGCAATATCGCGCCCCATGCCGTGACCAAACTGTCAAGAAAAATAGGTAAAGCCTGAAGCAGCAAAAGTAACGCAATCAACCCCGATACTTGTCGACGAAAAAGGGTTTAAACGAAGATTCGACAGCGAGCAGAGCTAAGCCTAAGATCTCTTACGTACCTCCATTGCAGCAGCATTGCAGATGAGGAGAGTGCAGAGGAGAAGATGTTGTCTCTTGACCACAGGTAATATTTTGGCTGCCAAGGATAATCGAATCATCAAAACAAGCAAAACTAACAGCTATTTCGCAAGTTCACAACAAACTTAATCGACGACGGAGGGGTTTAATAATTCGCATCAAAATAGTGATTAGGGGACCGAAGTTCTCCTGAAAATAGTTTGACACATGAATCGGGAATCTGATACTCAGCTCACTCCGATAGCATGTTAGAGGAGTGATGGAAGATCGCGATTACCGGCGTGCTTGCGGTCCCTGGGGGTGCCGGACTTGACGAGGACTTCGAGGTCGACGAGGCTGAGCGACATGAGCCCCAGGGTGAGCCCCGACATCAGCCCCGCGAACAGCACCAGCACCACTATCACCGCCACGTGTACGAAGAAACTCCCCTCGCAACAACGGTACTCCACCGCCATACACAGCAACAAaccccaccaccaccaacaacgaagatgaagatgaagatgacgATGATGAGGAACAGATTGAGTTACACTCCCCTTTCGATCGACGAGATCTTGATAGGCGGTGGAGTGAATgaggagaagaaggggagggAGTGGCcctttcctcctttttttaatCTGCTTAAAtaaattgtttttgttttttttccgaTTTTAAGGGAGGAGAGTGACGCCACCGCCCCCGGGAAACGGTGATGGGCGACGTGTGGCGGTTCGGGTTCGAGTGCGAGGCGGAAGCGGAAGGGGcgagaaaaattaatttttttttattgaaaaaatggCCTGATTTTCGTGGCGTTACAGGGACCGTTGGATTTTGATCGGGCTTATAAAGGATAGGGACGTGGGAATTGTCCGGAGGTGGCGCGTGCGGAGGGCGGGAATCCGCCGTCCGATAGTTGCAA encodes:
- the LOC109712577 gene encoding DUF21 domain-containing protein At2g14520 — its product is MAVEYRCCEGSFFVHVAVIVVLVLFAGLMSGLTLGLMSLSLVDLEVLVKSGTPRDRKHAAKILPVVKRQHLLLCTLLICNAAAMEALPIFLDSLVTAWGAILLSVTLILLFGEIIPQAVCSRYGLAIGAAVAPVVLVLVWICSPVAYPISKLLDFLLGEGHVALFRRAELKTLVTLHGNEAGKGGELTHDETTIIAGALELTNKTARDAMTPLSQTFAIDINAKLDKELMQEILDKGHSRVPVYYEKPTNIIGLILVKNLLSIHPDDEVPVKNVTIRKIPRVPEDMPLYDILNEFQKGHSHMAVVVKQSNPTQQPSNSQDGENLRIDIDGEKSNDKVVKGTKPMRRWKSYPNSQNSNSGNRTRKWARDEANVLQVHDTPLPKLSEDEEAIGIITMEDVIEELLQEEIFDETDIHEDQ